The following proteins are co-located in the Plasmodium brasilianum strain Bolivian I chromosome 11, whole genome shotgun sequence genome:
- a CDS encoding 40S ribosomal protein S15 gives MGRMYGKGKGISSSTIPYKRKQPSWLKQKPSEIEDAIIKLAKKGQTPSQIGATLRDNYGIPQVKAVTGNKILRILRAHGVATTIPEDLYFLIKKAVSMRKHLEKNKKDKDCKFRLILTESKIHRISRYYKRKKLLPSNWKYQSSTASALIA, from the coding sequence ATGGGTCGCATGTACGGTAAAGGAAAAGGTATATCTAGCTCAACAATTCCATACAAAAGAAAACAGCCAAGTTGGTTGAAACAAAAACCATCAGAAATAGAAGATgcaataattaaattagcAAAGAAAGGACAAACACCATCTCAAATAGGTGCAACGTTAAGAGATAATTATGGTATACCACAGGTAAAGGCAGTTACaggaaataaaattttaagaatattaagAGCCCATGGTGTTGCTACGACGATTCCGGAagatttgtattttttaataaaaaaagctgTATCAATGAGAAAAcatttggaaaaaaataaaaaggataaagaTTGCAAATTCAGATTAATTTTAACCGAGTCCAAAATACATAGAATATCGAGATattacaaaagaaaaaaattgttaccATCCAACTGGAAATATCAGTCCAGTACGGCTAGCGCACTTATTGCATAG
- a CDS encoding YOP1-like protein translates to MGLHLFPKKLMHLINMIVSVICPAVKTYNLLLNKKDKQNEEYVQYIHFLTYWIIYSSYSYLEAVLLTHIMNYIPFYSEIKLMFFFWLYSDTFQGAGYIYFKFIEKNYALVDKKLCDLVQNKLPKNVASFFTFNKSDKKIQNKAKSTVSK, encoded by the coding sequence ATGGGGTTACATTTATTTCCAAAAAAACTTAtgcatttaataaatatgatagTATCGGTCATATGCCCAGCagttaaaacatataatttactattaaataaaaaagataagcaGAATGAAGAATATGTGCAATATATTCACTTTTTAACATACTGGATAATATATTCTTCGTACTCTTACCTTGAAGCCGTATTATTAACTCatattatgaattatattcctttttattctgaaataaaattgatgttttttttttggttataTAGTGATACTTTTCAAGGTGCaggatatatttattttaaatttattgaaaAGAATTATGCTCTCgtagataaaaaattatgtgatTTAGTTCAGAACAAATTACCGAAAAACGTAGCTAGCTTTTTCACATTTAATAAAtctgataaaaaaatacagaacAAAGCTAAAAGTACTGTGTCcaaataa
- a CDS encoding zinc finger protein: MGEQNNFFDSDTTISPSFNYVEDEKKSSTVNEIDDVSAVSEANVSNEVNLVDEANAAYINNTFEIVDINQCYGKTEESIGGDTMVKNSTNDSNNSENDNINYSNKEKGINKSRSRKKNGARSHNDEKNKSNSVILNKINYEHNNEQIMNNSEKQFNYIDYNYNYANPLLYNKMMQMKFNTFNPYMSYNQTNNKMGKNEAAMSNPHSQFTKPYEYYLYNHQNNISYMPPNYYANYLYYYANPYNYSQFTMMDKMNNDTASENVNPQNSTKMDALIKNAHSQEVDEDYDNNNDGNDDSDGEDDNDGDNDNDGDNDNDGDNDNDGDNNDGDNNDGDNNDGDNNDGDNNDGDNDNYGGNDKDGRENGFDKRGEEKEENIYREIYEEEMTTSEKGTVEESYDEEKYDKKKHKNGVHVEEKHNIGLYEEEKIEEETYVDDKHGKRIYKEEMFKEKVHTEKELTDEESYFKEAIDEEANIEGANYYDDVLNHQKSSRTKCTYETEFNDNRNTMNNNHDYTTVKIRDKKDNTDKNKGTYIKNITHKNTNDSTIRKEKQSDYENANNRKKSKGSKKNTRNIKSFQNAQHVHTVPNVQQQKVPLNPSSVYSYILNANDAQNVSFENKFMKPPANAMDMYLNSQYHMNHLANEQMIYNLNNRHYGYYYCPPPPTSVYCDEVYLN, encoded by the exons atgggtgaacaaaataattttttcgatAGCGATACGACAATTTCGCCAAGTTTCAATTATGTAGAGgatgaaaagaaaagtagTACAGTGAACGAAATTGATGATGTGAGTGCAGTGAGTGAAGCGAATGTATCTAATGAAGTGAATTTAGTCGACGAAGCGAACGCAGCCTACATTAACAATACTTTCGAGATAGTGGACATTAATCAGTGCTATGGAAAGACTGAGGAGAGTATTGGGGGAGACACAATGGTGAAAAATAGTACAAATGATAGTAACAATAGCGAAAATGATAACAttaattatagtaataaggaaaaaggaattaataaaagtagaagcagaaaaaaaaatggcgCTAGAAGTcataatgatgaaaaaaataaaagcaattctgttatattaaataaaataaattatgaacacaataatgaacaaataatgaataattcagaaaaacaatttaattatatagactacaattataattatgcaaacccattattatataacaaaatgatGCAAATGAAATTTAATACCTTTAATCCTTATATGAGCTATAAccaaacaaataataaaatgggCAAAAATGAAGCTGCTATGTCTAATCCTCATTCTCAGTTCACAAAACCATATGAATATTACCTCTACAAtcatcaaaataatatatcatatatgcCCCCCAATTATTATGCCaactatttatattattacgcAAACCCATACAACTATAGTCAGTTTACAATGATggataaaatgaataatgaCACTGCTTCCGAGAATGTGAACCCTCAGAATAGCACAAAAATGGATGCACTGATAAAAAATGCACATTCGCAAGAAGTAGATGAagattatgataataataatgatggtAATGATGATAGTGATGGTGAAGATGATAACGATGGTGATAATGATAACGATGGTGATAATGATAACGATGGTGATAATGATAACGATGGTGATAATAACGATGGTGATAATAACGATGGTGATAATAACGATGGTGATAATAACGATGGTGATAATAACGATGGTGATAATGATAACTATGGTGGCAATGATAAAGATGGACGTGAAAATGGATTCGATAAGAGAGGGGAGGAGAAGGAGGAGAACATCTATAGGGAGATTTATGAAGAGGAAATGACTACCTCTGAGAAAGGGACAGTTGAGGAGTCATACGATGAAGAGAAGTATGACAAAAAGAAGCACAAAAATGGGGTACATGTTGAGGAGAAACACAACATAGGGTTATATGAAGAAGAGAAAATTGAAGAAGAGACATACGTTGATGATAAACACGGCAAGAGGATTTACAAAGAAGAAATGTTTAAGGAAAAAGTGCATACGGAGAAAGAACTAACAGATGAGGAGTCATACTTCAAGGAAGCTATAGATGAAGAAGCAAACATTGAAGGAGCGAACTATTATGATGATGTATTAAACCATCAAAAAAGTAGTAGAACAAAATGTACATACGAAACTGAATTTAATGATAACAGAAATACAATGAACAATAACCATGATTATACTACTGTGAAGATAAGAGATAAAAAGGATAATACGGATAAAAATAAGGgtacttatataaaaaatattacacataaaaatacaaatgatAGTACAATaaggaaagaaaaacaaa GTGATTATGAAAATGCaaataacagaaaaaaaagtaaaggaAGTAAGAAAAATACAAGAAATATCAAAAGTTTTCAAAATGCTCAACATGTTCATACTGTCCCAAATGTTCAACAACAAAAAGTTCCTTTAAACCCTTCCTCAGTGTACAGCTATATTCTAAATGCAAATGACGCACAAAACGTGagttttgaaaataaatttatgaaacCACCAGCTAATGCAATGGACATGTACCTCAACAGTCAATATCATATGAATCATCTAGCTAATGAGCAAATGATTTATAACTTAAATAATAGACACTAtggctattattattgtccTCCCCCTCCCACTTCAGTATATTGTGATGAGGTGTACTTAAACTAG
- a CDS encoding zinc finger protein, whose protein sequence is MSVTLRQHFWKTKLCPLHMENRCKEGDNCDYAHSIEDLRSIPDLKRTKLCYKLLKGEKCFNKKCNYAHNQDELKSAQNLFAYKSSMCKFVANKTCLNGSTCRFAHTIDELRVPRIPEILLEKSNTELVGENDLTTFLDNGNINETNNNRMSMNNDNDNNNIIENSSNNNCKKGSIMNTNSNDSNNNERYNRDNFNKNFDMMLNSFKVMSIANIEHGYNNTNCMKVYNHNNINHMNGNNGLHNNRGERKKKKKIETEIKKNN, encoded by the coding sequence atgtcCGTAACTCTTCGCCAGCATTTCTGGAAAACTAAATTATGCCCTCTGCATATGGAAAATAGGTGCAAAGAAGGAGATAATTGTGACTATGCTCATTCGATTGAAGACTTAAGATCAATTCCAGATTTGAAAAGAACAAAACTTTGTTATAAGTTGttaaaaggagaaaaatgttttaataaaaaatgtaattatgCTCATAACCAAGATGAATTAAAATCTGCACAAAATTTATTTGCATATAAGTCTTCTATGTGTAAATTTGTAGCTAATAAAACTTGTTTAAATGGATCTACATGTCGTTTTGCTCATACCATTGATGAACTAAGAGTTCCAAGAATTCCAGAaattttattagaaaaaagtaatacCGAGTTAGTTGGAGAAAACGACTTAACAACTTTTTTAGATAATGGGAATATAAACGAAAcgaataataatagaatGTCAATGAATAATGACAatgacaataataatattatagaaaatagtagtaataacaattgCAAAAAAGGTAGTATTATGAATACAAACAGCaatgatagtaataacaatgaaAGGTATAACAGAGacaattttaacaaaaattttgataTGATGCTAAACAGTTTTAAAGTAATGAGTATAGCAAACATTGAACATGGGTACAATAACACAAACTGTATGAAAGTGTATAaccataataatataaatcatATGAACGGAAATAATGGACTTCATAACAATAGAggagaaaggaaaaaaaaaaaaaaaatagaaacagaaataaagaaaaacaattaa
- a CDS encoding zinc finger protein codes for MENNLNEKQGEKCGEREKDLINDTIEVRSLCINCEKEGINKIVKIEIPYFKNTLIHSFECEFCNYRNNVIQDLNTIKEKGIKIIFKITKKEHLDRQLIKSEYGVFKIPEIDFEIPKETQKGSINTIEGFIQTSLNNLSDYVKNLKDMYNRVNKISEDTLNEEKGGEVQKNGNGENIEHIEIPEKTPTKEENNEARNAAKDHTNEQLKGKDNENTDDEKGSRGYIKDERSSSANEKYQQITIENYIKMIESTIHKLSLFIISKELPFTVEIVDPSGLSSLEHYDEDVNTNVVTVQHYERSKEELNELGFYEEDFEEKRIVDEKKEVDEKSQVYENRQTDEKEDHGGTNSNTKEIKVKDDGNNIKKENFDFIKKYVHMHNDTGNTCMKYKNISDEEEGKLIESFTSNCPCCNYLGVNNFCEISIPGFKKCLILSYVCANCNFKTSEIKSSGEINPRGKKIILTVRNKCDLNRFVIKSETASIHIPIVDLTCEYGTLGGTLTTVEGLIIKIIESLEDKFKFLLGDSNINTHNHENGNEKKSMNITINSDASFTHKIKNLISNLYKLCKTEELCPYDLIIDDIASNSYISSDKIDEDENLKEEEYERTYEQNDMLGLTSMVTENY; via the coding sequence ATGGAAAACAATTTAAACGAAAAACAAGGCGAAAAATGTGGGGAAAGGGAAAAGGATTTAATTAATGATACAATTGAAGTGCGTTCCTTATGCATAAATTGTGAAAAAGAaggaataaacaaaattgtGAAAATTGAAATtccttattttaaaaacacaTTAATACATTCTTTTGAGTGCGAATTTTGtaattatagaaataatGTTATTCAAGatttaaatacaataaaGGAGAAAGGtatcaaaataatatttaaaataacaaaaaaagaacatttaGATAGACAATTAATAAAGTCTGAATATGgagtttttaaaattcctGAAATAGATTTTGAAATCCCGAAAGAAACACAAAAAGGGTCTATTAATACAATAGAAGGGTTTATTCAAACTTCCCTAAATAATCTTAGTGATTATGTAAAGAATTTAAAGGATATGTATAATAGggttaataaaattagtgAGGACACACTTAATGAAGAGAAGGGGGGAGAAGTACAGAAAAATGGGAATGGCGAAAATATAGAACATATCGAAATACCAGAAAAAACACCCACGAAAGAGGAAAACAATGAAGCGAGAAATGCAGCTAAGGACCATACGAACGAAcaattaaaaggaaaagataatgaaaatacaGATGACGAAAAAGGAAGCCGCGGTTATATAAAAGATGAACGTTCATCTAGTGCAAACGAAAAGTATCAACAAATAAcaatagaaaattatattaaaatgattGAGTCAACTATCCATAAATTAtccttatttattatatcaaaaGAATTACCCTTCACAGTTGAAATTGTGGACCCTTCTGGGTTAAGCTCACTAGAACATTATGATGAAGATGTGAACACAAATGTAGTCACTGTTCAACATTATGAGAGAAGTAAAGAAGAGTTAAATGAATTAGGTTTTTATGAAGAGgattttgaagaaaaaaggatagttgacgaaaaaaaagaagttgaCGAAAAGAGCCAAGTTTACGAAAATAGACAAACTGACGAAAAAGAAGACCATGGAGGAACTAATTCGAACACaaaggaaataaaagtaaaggatgatggaaataatataaaaaaagaaaacttcgattttataaaaaaatacgttCACATGCATAATGACACTGGAAACACTTGTAtgaaatataagaatataagTGATGAGGAGGAAGGGAAATTAATTGAATCCTTTACATCGAATTGTCCATGTTGCAATTATTTAggtgttaataatttttgtgaaATTAGCATACCaggttttaaaaaatgtctaattttatcatatgtTTGTGCtaattgtaattttaaaacaagCGAAATTAAAAGTAGTGGGGAAATTAACCCCagagggaaaaaaattatactcaCTGTTAGAAATAAATGTGATTTAAATAGATTTGTAATTAAATCCGAAACAGCATCAATTCATATTCCGATTGTTGATTTAACATGTGAATATGGCACACTTGGTGGTACTCTAACTACTGTTGAAGGgctaattataaaaataatagaatctTTGGAAGACAagtttaaatttttacttgGTGATTCGAACATTAACACTCACAATCATGAGAacggaaatgaaaaaaaaagcatgaACATAACAATAAATAGCGATGCTTCTTTTacacataaaattaaaaatctaatttctaatttatacaaattatgTAAAACAGAAGAATTGTGTCCTTACGATTTGATCATTGATGATATTGCCTCAAATAGTTATATATCTAGTGATAAAATTGATGAggatgaaaatttaaaagaagaagaatatgaaagaacatatgaacaaaatgacATGCTAGGTCTTACTTCTATGGTAACGGAAAATTACTAA
- a CDS encoding rhomboid protease ROM7 yields the protein MNILTFFLILALFTRGNSCLYNKIRYKKKIKLFLNNKNILFKNECKVYHLKKGKIVMKINSSRGPISNLWHGIKLADIKLRNVGNFLHILTTSRIRNIIHNNFLYWSYLFNKCKLDRIIITVNVFLYLYLNRIDKNEEKKIYFYKGSLVEAKDEQKSEKYKCNYHDIYKNKNYKTFFTSIFIHKNILHLYFNMSSLISIYKLISNIYSNSQIGTIFLLSGFLSNFLSYIYHLKQRKKNIFFNDFINQNYSSENISLHKDNKIICGSSSSIYSLYGMYLTHIISFYFKNNYIVNSSFLYNFIYSFLASLFLENVSHVNHVMGFLCGFFFSFLILLFYN from the coding sequence ATGAATAtattaaccttttttttaattttagcaCTTTTTACAAGAGGAAATTCATgtctttataataaaataaggtacaaaaaaaaaataaaattgtttttgaataataaaaatatcttatttaaaaatgagtGCAAAGTTTATCATcttaaaaaaggtaaaattgTAATGAAGATAAACTCTTCAAGGGGACCCATTTCTAATTTATGGCATGGTATAAAATTGGCAGATATAAAACTACGAAATGTAGGGAATttcttacatatattaacaacTAGCcgaataagaaatataattcataataattttttatattggagttatttatttaataaatgtaaattagACAGGATAATTATAACCGTTAATGTATtcctatatttatatttaaaccgaatagataaaaatgaagaaaaaaaaatatatttttataaaggaAGTTTGGTAGAAGCAAAAGATGAACAAAAATCGGAAAAgtataaatgtaattatcatgatatttataaaaataaaaattataaaacattttttacgtccatttttattcataaaaatattctacatttatattttaatatgagTTCACTAAtatccatatataaattaatttcaaatatttacTCAAATAGTCAAATAggaactatttttttattgtctGGTTTTCTATCCAATTTTTTATCCTATATATACCACTTAAAAcaaagaaagaaaaacatattttttaacgaTTTTATTAATCAAAATTATTCAAgtgaaaatatatcattGCATAAAGATAATAAGATAATTTGTGGAAGCAGCTCATCCATTTATTCCTTATACGGAATGTATTTGACAcatattatatctttttattttaaaaataactatattgttaatagttcatttctttataattttatttactcATTTTTAGCGTCCTTGTTTTTAGAAAATGTAAGTCATGTTAATCATGTTATGGGCTTTTTATGTGGCTTCTTCTTCTCCTTTcttatactattattttataattaa
- a CDS encoding hypothetical protein (conserved Plasmodium protein) → MNELKELSKKIKENTNVKKDEKTYEPEIKNLFENFLSNNSINYLSSLINKTNLNDKLSKNVKEEINNRSRDIENGSLNKKKNLNNEIHSEQESGLKEDATSSISKKLSIEKKKENKEYLEGFLLDNKNIGCINVKKVMQNKKFFEFKDLNKLINSFNDEIIERIKNLENFINKNKIKNDYSDKILMTEKFNREMKNIEKKFKANNPLLHILLIQAIFKCVKDDLYHALNENENNKFGKGKKREENRQADAYIDYNSQFNNTTKLDKLQAEFEAQGIFMNGKKNDLNEYGQNKYDQNKCDEEIYGNNDSTAPIDGPDKHTDIKLMEDLKKLFQIQSTSPNPSNKVIFLKEIKIKYDNILNNLKNIVQTIFKKMFVLSDNIKIYKYIYLNSSDVFLNSENIREQKITYSIFWYFAYILKEHTKYLEIIKNYLFLNLFKLMVLFYCIVKNLNGREILHNLNKVKQINTLTYESVKKFVSNVIGKNRMNFSISDDSHNIFNKFKNYLFCVHNDKSLHSGIISERVKEINDILFSKIYLSNYIFDNEEYILIDIESFFSNFFLSLECIKNRDSQNILPRKEEFSESANVCNKNDETFMNSSGSNGKMLKKYFFPNISIHKNEDVKKFDHDCVQNDTSSSIPTNEDNDMRNKIDKGTGCHDFFIILSRCMFEFHHIIEQLFVINKKEKKLLDIRTGKQICPEELVHIFNFYFDNKTNKTSYEQAYFNKFEDNFNEEEKLSNIKEKLIKKYQYIKQRVQHSSEAVQNDETLFSLYILNKELNKNVFSFFHKLNLKRNNLTDICNVYYIYMWKKEEQKFFLLIKNIFKNNLIYYLNYVYSILNDLFLFKKEGEYILVDQNIHNYVYNIFFDINNSYNLRNIEELNFNTILRYIEEGQIALNKSLKELVDKTITEKNVHNQNVLNRGNTTKVLVTTKEVKTGDGNKEQGKIGKKSMFDDNNDEEHSNHCSDKNSVSITIRRSNLDCIRIHKKLLYLVFTIYRIVHLSYTVLFKINENKKRNCSKKNVDNIKNGNSNMNEKLKYIININIILFSYKIIKHIYNMFLSYSFFIFRFSCLPNIKNKEEHLLCIINDSIFLKKVLENINRVYMNYKELFNFTISKEHIIFENFETNKDYLFGRDGNSPIDTGTHINRISNNTNCKGSNHSEKYSDNCYVDRKHCYKKNSNNRYHAQNSYNHLKYNIFDKNSFEIEMKQKKREHIKCSPKKNILYINKINILKKIHLFIDKFHLNLNVFKNMFIKIYKQKFTYLLKQDILFIDDQFLINSSKAIAIVFEFFQIQDLCKLIHKDIVLRIVDYFFYLINEHLHNYVMDKRRIDEEERKLLYEKLVFIQNSLSFILNNYRDPQFEQKSAVPQEENSILKIADEMSMNLINLKKNKILFLLLFCKIKYILNAKKGILEMYNAQVVHVFLSNNPYAYGDENFDAILNEFK, encoded by the exons atgaatgaattaaaagagttaagtaaaaagataaaagaaaacactaacgtaaaaaaagatgaaaaaacatATGAACCTGAAATTAAGAACTTATTCGAGAACTTCCTTAGCAACAATTCGATAAATTATTTGAGTTCccttattaataaaacaaatttaaatgataaacttagtaaaaatgtaaaagagGAAATCAACAACAGAAGTCGTGATATTGAAAATGGTagcttaaataaaaaaaaaaatctgaACAATGAAATTCATTCTGAACAGGAAAGTGGCCTAAAAGAAGACGCAACATCTTCGATAAGTAAGAAACTAtcaatagaaaaaaagaaagaaaacaAAGAATATTTAGAAGGCTTTTTATtggataataaaaatataggttgtataaatgtaaaaaaagttatgcaaaataaaaagttttttgaatttaaaGATTTAAATAAACTAATAAACAGTTTTAATGATGAAATTATAGAGAGAATTAAAAATctagaaaattttattaacaaaaataaaataaaaaatgactATAGTGATAAAATCTTAATGacagaaaaatttaatagggaaatgaaaaatattgaaaaaaaattcaaggCTAATAACCCTTt attgcatattttattaatacaagCAATATTTAAATGTGTAAAAGACGATTTATACCACgctttaaatgaaaatgaaaacaacAAGTTtggaaaaggaaagaaaagaGAGGAAAATAGACAAGCGGATGCTTACATAGATTATAATTCACAATTTAACAATACTACTAAATTGGACAAATTACAGGCAGAATTTGAGGCACAAGGCATCTTTATGAatggaaagaaaaatgaCCTAAACGAATATGGTCAAAACAAGTATGATCAGAACAAATGTGATGAAGAAATCTATGGTAATAATGACTCAACCGCTCCAATTGATGGGCCTGATAAACATACAGACATAAAATTGATGGAAGATTTGAAAAAGTTATTTCAAATACAGTCCACTTCACCTAATCCAAGTAACaaagtaatatttttgaaagaaattaaaattaaatatgataacatattaaataatctGAAGAATATTGTGcaaactatttttaaaaaaatgtttgttCTTAGcgataatattaaaatatataaatacatatatttgaattcaagtgatgtttttttaaatagtgaaaatatcagggaacaaaaaattacGTACTCTATCTTTTGGTATTTTgcgtatattttaaaagagcATACTAAATATttggaaataataaaaaattacctatttttaaatttgttcaAATTGATGGTCTTATTTTATTgcattgtaaaaaatttgaatggaagagaaatattacataatcTAAATAAAGTGAAACAGATAAACACTTTAACATATGAgagtgtaaaaaaatttgtttcaAATGTGATAGGGAAAAATAGAATGAATTTTTCCATATCCGATGATTCTCacaacatttttaataaatttaaaaattatctaTTTTGTGTACATAATGATAAATCGCTACACAGTGGCATAATATCTGAAAGggtaaaagaaataaacgATATATTATTCAGTAAAATATACTTAagcaattatatatttgataatGAAGAATACATCCTTATTGACATAGAAAgtttttttagtaatttcTTTTTGTCATTAGAGTGTATCAAAAATAGAGATTCACAGAACATTTTACCCCGTAAGGAAGAATTTTCAGAAAGTGCAAATGTGTGTaacaaaaatgatgaaaCATTTATGAACAGTTCAGGAAGTAATGGAAAGATGttgaagaaatatttttttccaaatattTCAATCCATAAAAATGAGGATGTTAAAAAATTCGATCATGACTGTGTTCAGAATGATACGAGCAGTAGTATTCCTACTAATGAAGATAATGATATGAGGAACAAAATTGATAAAGGTACAGGATGTCACgattttttcatcattttatCTCGTTGTATGTTCGAATTTCACCATATTATAGAACAGCtatttgttataaataaaaaagaaaaaaaacttttagaTATTAGAACTGGAAAACAAATATGCCCAGAAGAAttagtacatatatttaatttttattttgataataaaacaaataaaactaGCTATGAGCaagcatattttaataaatttgaaGACAATTTCAATGAGGAAGAAAAGCtaagtaatataaaagagaagttaataaagaaatatcaGTATATCAAGCAAAGAGTGCAACATAGCAGTGAAGCAGTACAAAACGATGAGACCCTTTTTTCTCTCTATATACTAAATAAAGAAttgaataaaaatgtattttctttttttcataaattaaatttgaaACGAAATAACTTAACGGATATTtgtaatgtatattatatatatatgtggaaGAAAGAGGAGCAGAaattttttctgttaattaagaatatttttaaaaataacttaatttattatctCAATTACGTTTATTCTATATTAAAcgatttatttctttttaaaaaagagggAGAGTATATTTTGGTAGATCAAAATATTCacaattatgtatataatatattttttgatataaataatagttaCAATCTGAGAAATATAGAAGAACTAAATTTTAACACAATTTTGAGATATATTGAGGAAGGGCAAATTGCATTGAATAAAAGTCTAAAGGAACTGGTTGACAAGACaattacagaaaaaaatgttcataaCCAGAATGTATTAAATAGGGGTAACACAACTAAAGTGCTAGTTACAACTAAGGAGGTTAAAACAGGTGATGGCAACAAGGAACAAGGTAAAATTGGTAAGAAGTCAATGtttgatgataataatgatgaagaaCATTCTAACCACTGTTCAGATAAAAACAGTGTAAGTATAACTATTAGACGAAGTAACCTAGACTGCATACGAATTCATAAGAAATTACTTTATTTAGTATTTACAATTTACCGTATAGTACATTTGTCTTATACTGTTTTGTTTAAGATTAacgaaaacaaaaaaaggaattgttcaaaaaagaatgtggataacataaaaaatggaaattctaacatgaatgaaaaattgaaatacattataaatattaacataatattgttctcttataaaataattaaacatatttataatatgtttttaagttactctttttttatttttcgctTTTCGTGTTTAccgaatataaaaaataaggaggAACATTTGTTATGCATAATTAATgatagtatatttttaaaaaaggtgttagaaaatattaacagagtttatatgaattataaagaattatttaattttaccatttctaaggaacatataatatttgaaaattttgaaacAAATAAGGATTACTTATTTGGCAGGGATGGAAATTCTCCCATTGATACTGGTACGCATATAAATCGTATAAGCAATAATACAAATTGTAAAGGTAGTAATCACAGTGAAAAATACAGTGATAATTGTTATGTGGACCGTAAACATtgctacaaaaaaaatagtaacaatagATATCATGCACAGAACAGTTATAaccatttaaaatataatatttttgataaaaacaGCTTCGAAATAGAAATGAAGCAGAAGAAAAGagaacatataaaatgttcaccaaagaaaaatattttatacataaataaaattaatatcttaaaaaaaatacacctGTTTATTgataaatttcatttaaatttgaatgtttttaaaaacatgtttattaaaatttataagcaAAAATTTACGTATCTTTTAAAACAAGATATTCTTTTCATAGATGAccaatttttaataaattcttCTAAAGCAATCGCTATagtttttgaattttttcaaattcaaGATTTGTgtaaattaatacataaagATATTGTATTACGCATAGTAGACTATTTCTTTTACCTTATAAATGAACACCTTCATAATTATGTAATGGATAAAAGACGAATAGATGAAGAGGAGAGGAAACTTCTCTACGAAAAACTTGTCTTCATTCAAAATAGCTTATCCTTTATTTTGAACAATTATAGGG ATCCCCAATTTGAACAGAAAAGCGCTGTACCACAGGAAGAAaatagtattttaaaaattgccGATGAAATGTCCatgaatttaataaatttaaaaaaaaataaaatattatttttactacttttttgtaaaataaaatatattttaaatgcgaaaaaaggaattttgGAAATGTATAATGCACAAGTTGTCCATGTGTTCTTATCAAATAATCCCTATGCATATGGCGATGAAAATTTTGATGCTATATTGAATGAGTTTAAGTAA